A genomic region of Papaver somniferum cultivar HN1 chromosome 7, ASM357369v1, whole genome shotgun sequence contains the following coding sequences:
- the LOC113296299 gene encoding uncharacterized protein LOC113296299 isoform X1 has protein sequence MILVYTLGSGLGWRNGRKMDYDVIYFSQRGVFANGDIHWVDIKGTIGAFDLVDEEFRELTSPPSKPRSIPGLHVLGDFLCASYEHHERFDLWVLKKNELILMSDQSPLQGVVGFYAAIIAIKMSIDTLQKLHLQDYL, from the exons ATGATCCTG GTATACACTCTAGGCAGTGGCCTTGGATGGAGAAATGGTAGGAAAATGGACTATGATGTGATATATTTTAGTCAACGTGGTGTGTTTGCGAATGGAGATATTCATTGGGTGGACATCAAAGGAACCATTGGTGCCTTTGATTTGGTCGATGAAGAGTTTCGAGAACTTACATCACCACCTAGTAAACCACGTTCTATTCCTGGACTACATGTTTTAGGAGATTTTTTATGTGCATCTTATGAGCATCATGAACGTTTTGACTTATGGGTTTTAAAGAAGAATGAACTAATATTAATGTCAGACCAATCACCTTTACAAGGAGTGGTGGGGTTTTATGCTGCGATCATCGCGATAAAAATGTCTATCGATACACTCCAAAAGCTTCATCTTCAAGATTACTTGTGA
- the LOC113296299 gene encoding uncharacterized protein LOC113296299 isoform X2 yields MILVAELVYRRLQVWCLEDEHAVFWLPNLYRLLHVGKSGVKKTNIQSFGTYVAEGIETSNEQTRLGLEANLILNEIVTDLLQTSKQYGRSSSCC; encoded by the exons ATGATCCTG GTTGCTGAATTGGTATACAGAAGGCTGCAAGTCTGGTGTTTAGAAGATGAGCATGCAGTCTTTTG GTTGCCGAATTTGTATCGACTTCTTCATGTCGGCAAATCTGGCGTTAAGAAGACGAACATTCAGTCTTTTGGTACTTATGTTGCAGAAGGCATAGAGACAAGTAATGAACAAACGAGACTAGGACTCGAAGCCAATTTAATCTTAAATGAAATCGTTACTGATTTGTTACAAACAAGTAAACAATATGGAAGATCAAGTAGTTGTTGTTAA